In one Balaenoptera ricei isolate mBalRic1 chromosome 20, mBalRic1.hap2, whole genome shotgun sequence genomic region, the following are encoded:
- the SDF2 gene encoding stromal cell-derived factor 2 isoform X1: MAVVSLLLFGGLWSAVGSSNLAVVTCGSVVKLLNTRHNVRLHSHDVRYGSGSGQQSVTGVTSVDDSNSYWRIRGKTATVCERGTPIRCGQPIRLTHVNTGRNLHSHHFTSPLSGNQEVSAFGEEGEGDYLDDWTVLCNGPYWVRDGEVRFKHSSTEVLLSVTGEQYGRPISGQKEVHGMAQPSQNNYWKAMEGIFMKPSELLKAEGHHTEL; the protein is encoded by the exons ATGGCTGTGGTGTCGCTGCTGTTGTTCGGGGGTTTGTGGAGTGCTGTGGGATCGTCCAATCTGGCTGTCGTTACATGCGGTTCTGTGGTGAAGCTGCTCAATACGCGCCACAACGTGCGACTGCACTCACACGACGTGCGCTACGGGTCAG gTAGTGGGCAGCAGTCAGTGACAGGTGTAACCTCTGTGGATGACAGCAATAGTTACTGGAGGATACGGGGGAAGACAGCCACAGTGTGTGAGAGGGGAACCCCCATCAGATGTGGTCAGCCCATCCGGCTGACACATGTCAACACTGGCCGAAACCTCCACAGTCACCACTTCACCTCACCTCTTTCTGGAAACCAG GAAGTGAGTGCTTTTGGTGAGGAAGGTGAAGGCGATTATCTGGATGACTGGACAGTGCTCTGTAATGGGCCCTACTGGGTGAGGGATGGTGAGGTGCGGTTCAAGCATTCTTCCACTGAGGTTCTGCTGTCTGTCACAGGAGAACAATATGGTCGACCCATCAGTGGGCAAAAAGAGGTGCATGGCATGGCCCAGCCAAGCCAGAACAATTACTGGAAAGCCATGGAAGGCATCTTCATGAAGCCCAGTGAGTTGTTGAAGGCAGAAGGCCACCACACAGAGCTATGA
- the SDF2 gene encoding stromal cell-derived factor 2 isoform X2, translating into MTVMGFDPHLSRVKVCFQLLQAGTTQCRRDRHVENYSSGQQSVTGVTSVDDSNSYWRIRGKTATVCERGTPIRCGQPIRLTHVNTGRNLHSHHFTSPLSGNQEVSAFGEEGEGDYLDDWTVLCNGPYWVRDGEVRFKHSSTEVLLSVTGEQYGRPISGQKEVHGMAQPSQNNYWKAMEGIFMKPSELLKAEGHHTEL; encoded by the exons ATGACAGTGATGGGGTTCGATCCACATCTGTCCAGGGTCAAAGTCTGCTTTCAGTTACTGCAGGCTGGTACTACTCAGTGCAGGAGAGACAGACATGTAGAAAATTACA gTAGTGGGCAGCAGTCAGTGACAGGTGTAACCTCTGTGGATGACAGCAATAGTTACTGGAGGATACGGGGGAAGACAGCCACAGTGTGTGAGAGGGGAACCCCCATCAGATGTGGTCAGCCCATCCGGCTGACACATGTCAACACTGGCCGAAACCTCCACAGTCACCACTTCACCTCACCTCTTTCTGGAAACCAG GAAGTGAGTGCTTTTGGTGAGGAAGGTGAAGGCGATTATCTGGATGACTGGACAGTGCTCTGTAATGGGCCCTACTGGGTGAGGGATGGTGAGGTGCGGTTCAAGCATTCTTCCACTGAGGTTCTGCTGTCTGTCACAGGAGAACAATATGGTCGACCCATCAGTGGGCAAAAAGAGGTGCATGGCATGGCCCAGCCAAGCCAGAACAATTACTGGAAAGCCATGGAAGGCATCTTCATGAAGCCCAGTGAGTTGTTGAAGGCAGAAGGCCACCACACAGAGCTATGA